Sequence from the Saccopteryx bilineata isolate mSacBil1 chromosome 6, mSacBil1_pri_phased_curated, whole genome shotgun sequence genome:
AGGGCAGGTGCCACATCTTTCAGCGCCGTGGGACATGTAGTAGGTACTAAATAAAAATCTGCCTAATGCACGTGTGGACAAATAAAGAGTTAATCACACGGCTCAATGCCACCAGGCAGGAATCTGGGGACACACTGTATCAAGGAAACCCAGCACAGTCCCTGCTGGTCCCTATTGCTGGATCTCTATTTTTGGTAATCAGCCCCGAGCCTGGGGAGCTGAGGCTCACGGAGAAGGACTCACCGCCTCGCGGGACTTGGGAACAGGTATGATGATGGCCAACACGCAGATGAGCTGGAAGATGGCCCCCAGGAAGAGTCCGTACCGGAGCAGGTTCTCCAGGAACGTGGGCTCCGGCACCTCGGGCGGTGAGAAGTCCAGGTCGGAGGCCATGGCCTCGGCTGCCTGCTGGCGGAGGTCTCCTCGGACTCACCGCTCTCCAGCGCCGACTTCTAAACGTAAAGGGTAAGTGTCATGTTTCTACAACTAACTTCTAAATGGTCCCGctgtacacacgcacacacgtgtatacacacacacacacacacacacacacagaggcaagAATACATAAAGCAACTATGGTGAAATCTTAACAATTCTTGAATCTAACTGGAGGATATATGGATAGTTATTGaaccattcttttaaattttttggttgGTTTGAAATTTTTCCAATTATaagttagaaaaataagtaaatgcaaACACTTAAACAAAAGTCTCAAATCGACATATATTTACTGAAGGCCTGCTACGTTTCAGGTTTCACTTACGTGTTCATTTATCTGTCcagtcattcatttaacaaatacttaatCAACAAGCACTGAAGAGGGTGCAAAACATCCTGTTCTCTTGAGGCCTACATCTCAGGACAGAGGCAGGAGAGAACGCATGATATGAAACGCCAGCTAGTTACTAATGCTTTGAAAAACACTTAAGaaaggcattattttattttgtatagagTGACAGTAAGTGCTCtctgaaggagagggggaagtaagcgacagagacaggaagtgtgAGAGTGAGCCCTCAGAACAGCTCAGGGAACACAGGGCAGGCAGAAAACAAAGTAAGTACAGAGGccctggggcagggacaggagtCCAAAATGGCCAGAGGCAGGGgctcaggaaggaaggagggagggaaggagagaaggaaggaggagggagggaaggagggaggggaggaggagggagggaaggagggagggaaggaggagggagggaaggagggagggaacaaggagggaggaaaggagaagggagggaaggaggagggagggagagagggaggagggaggcagggaaagagggaggagggagggagggagggaggaaggagagaaggagggagggagagaggaaggagggaaggaagaaggagggaaggtcagagaggagggggagctgACCTTGCAGGACCCTCCCGCTTCTGATTTAATTGAGTGAAACGTAAAGCCACAGGAGTTCTGAGCAGAGAAGTAACATGACCGGACTACACTAACGGGGGCGGGAGGGGTCAGAGCAGACACAGAGACCCGTGAGGAGACTATATCCAATAACTCAAATAAGAGATGCTGGGAACACGGGTGACGGGCAGCGGTGGCAGGTCTGGCGTCAGCCCACCTCTGGAGCCTCTCCTTTC
This genomic interval carries:
- the MANBAL gene encoding protein MANBAL, whose product is MASDLDFSPPEVPEPTFLENLLRYGLFLGAIFQLICVLAIIIPVPKSREAEAESSEPRSGEVTRKPKAAAPSANKRPKKEAKKKR